The following are encoded in a window of Haloprofundus salilacus genomic DNA:
- a CDS encoding type II toxin-antitoxin system HicB family antitoxin, giving the protein MASTTRDNGDGGVEFIYEDDGRVTAKDIETGVASFGDDRAEALRMLTDALDAYHGKAEPVDEDTLATELGLVEDELGSEGHPPWDA; this is encoded by the coding sequence ATGGCCAGTACAACTCGTGATAACGGTGACGGCGGCGTTGAGTTCATCTACGAGGATGATGGGCGAGTCACCGCCAAAGACATCGAGACAGGTGTCGCTTCCTTCGGCGATGACCGGGCCGAAGCACTGCGTATGCTTACTGATGCACTCGATGCCTATCACGGGAAGGCAGAGCCTGTCGACGAAGACACGCTAGCCACGGAGCTCGGTCTTGTGGAGGACGAACTCGGAAGCGA
- a CDS encoding DUF7521 family protein, whose translation MVSLASPIGLAAGGVATASAIIGLYIGFHAYRGLRRHDDPSMRYLSIGMILLFGITYVFALAGQGLIAFRVIPIHLQNVVRLVVRVIQFVGLAFIAYSLRIAVNR comes from the coding sequence ATGGTCAGTCTTGCTTCCCCTATTGGTCTTGCAGCAGGCGGTGTCGCCACTGCTTCCGCCATTATCGGCCTGTATATTGGCTTTCATGCGTATCGTGGCCTTCGGCGTCACGACGATCCTTCGATGCGATATCTCTCAATTGGAATGATACTTCTTTTTGGGATCACGTACGTGTTCGCACTCGCCGGACAGGGACTCATCGCATTTCGAGTCATCCCGATTCATCTGCAAAATGTGGTCAGACTGGTCGTCAGGGTAATCCAGTTCGTTGGACTGGCATTCATCGCCTACTCACTACGCATCGCGGTGAATCGCTGA